The proteins below are encoded in one region of Paraburkholderia aromaticivorans:
- a CDS encoding SDR family oxidoreductase produces the protein MGICNGRTVIITGAGGGLGREYALAYAAEGAAVVVNDIRHDAAQAVCDEVAQAGGRALANADDITRIDTAQRIVDAAHEAFGEIHVLVNNAGICRDRMFASMSEDDWDDVMRVHLRGHFCLAQWLAREWREASKAGAAVDARIINTSSGAGLQGSIGQANYGAAKAAIAALTLMQAAELQRYGIRVNALAPAARTSMTEGVFADMMKKPADGFDYFDPANVAPLVVWLGSEQSRDVTGQVFEAAGGMIAVAEGWRTGPRIDHGARWNVAEIGGAVAALVARREPAQRVYGS, from the coding sequence ATGGGAATCTGCAATGGCCGCACGGTGATCATCACCGGCGCGGGAGGCGGGCTGGGCCGCGAATATGCGCTTGCGTATGCCGCCGAAGGCGCGGCGGTGGTGGTCAACGATATTCGCCACGACGCCGCGCAAGCCGTGTGCGACGAGGTCGCGCAAGCCGGCGGGCGTGCGCTCGCCAACGCGGACGACATCACGCGCATCGACACCGCACAACGCATCGTCGATGCCGCGCATGAGGCGTTCGGCGAGATTCACGTGCTGGTGAACAACGCGGGCATTTGCCGCGACCGGATGTTCGCCAGCATGTCCGAGGACGATTGGGACGACGTGATGCGAGTGCATCTGCGTGGTCACTTCTGTCTCGCGCAGTGGCTCGCGCGTGAATGGCGCGAGGCGTCGAAAGCGGGCGCCGCCGTGGATGCTCGCATTATCAACACCAGTTCCGGCGCCGGTCTGCAAGGCTCGATCGGCCAGGCGAACTATGGCGCGGCGAAAGCGGCCATCGCGGCGCTCACGTTGATGCAGGCCGCTGAGTTGCAACGTTACGGCATTCGCGTGAATGCGCTGGCGCCCGCCGCGCGCACCTCGATGACCGAGGGCGTGTTCGCCGACATGATGAAAAAGCCCGCCGACGGTTTCGACTACTTCGATCCCGCCAACGTCGCGCCACTCGTGGTGTGGCTCGGCAGCGAGCAGTCACGCGATGTTACCGGCCAAGTGTTCGAGGCCGCCGGCGGCATGATCGCGGTCGCCGAAGGCTGGCGCACGGGACCGCGAATCGATCATGGCGCGCGCTGGAACGTCGCTGAGATCGGCGGCGCGGTCGCCGCGCTGGTCGCACGGCGCGAGCCGGCGCAGCGCGTCTACGGAAGCTGA